Part of the Desulfovibrio sp. ZJ209 genome, GAGGGGCTTGCCGCCATGGGCGAGCTGCCAGCGGGTGAGCTCGGCGAGCGCCGCCCCCGGTTCTTCCGCGTTCACCACGAGAAGGCGCTCCCGGCTGGCCTCGGGGAGGGCCGCCAGCGTGCCGGTGAGCGCTTCGAGCTCCGCCTCCTTGTCCACCACGGCGAGCGGGCCGCTCCACGCCGCAAGCAGGTGCCCGAGCGCATGCCCGAGGCCGGCGCCCAAGAGGACGGGGAGCACGGCTTCGTCGCCCTTGCCGGCCTGTTCCGCAAGGAAGCTCTCCACGGGCGCGAGCTCGCGCCGCGGGCCGCCGGGCCCGAGCATGGCGAGGCTTCGGCCCTTTTCATGGGCGATGATGTCGGCGGGCCTTCCCGTGGCCCCGGGCGCCGCTACGGCTTCATAGCGCCGCTCCGCGCCGTCCCCAGACTTCACTGGGCAGCCTTTGCGGGCAGCGGCTCGACCACGATGTCATTGTAGCAGAGCCGGAAGAGCACGTTTTCATACGGGCGCTCCACCATCATGAAGGCCCTGCCGATAGAGATCTCCACCCCGGGATGGACGACGCCCGGCACGATGAGACGGCAGTTTTGCAGATTGTTCTCGTCCTGCGAAAGGTGCGCCCACAGCTCCGTGCGCCGGCGCATGATGACCTCGCGCTGTGCGGTCAGGCGCGCGAGCTTGCGCGATGCCTCGCTCGCGTCCGGCGGAAGGTGCCCGGCAACGGCCTTCAGGTGGGTGATGGCCTGGGAGAGGGTGGCGATCATCTGGTCGATCTTTTCCAGATGGCGGATATTGAGCGGGTCATAGCCGAGATAGACCTTGGTGGGGACGCCCGCGCGGTTGCCGAGCTGCGCCCCCACATGGACGCTGCCGTAGGCGTTCACCGTACTGCCGTACAGCTGGCCGCGGACGACCATGTTGGCCCCGGCGTAGACCGTGCTGTAGAGGCAGTATTTGTCGATGAGCATGTTGCCGCGGGCGCGCGCCTCCACCTTTTCCAGGAAAGGCACGAGAAGCTTGCCGCCGGCATCGAGCAGGCAATGCTGGCCGGAGCCGCCCCTGGCGCCGCCCTCCACCATGAGGTCGCGCCGGGCGCGCACCACGCCTCCCTCCACCATGCCCATGATCCTCAGGTTGTTGGCCTGCACCGAAAAGCCGGAACGCACCGAGCCGTGCACGGCCATGTCGCCCACAAAGAAGATATTGCCCGTGTGGAAGCTCACATCCTTGCGCACATTGAGCAGGCTTTTGACCGTGATCTGGCCTTCATTATAAAAAACATAGCCCTTGGCGGCCGCGAGCAGATAGCGGGGATAGGCCGGGTCGACCCGCGTGTTGGCGCCGGCGGGAAACTCGGGCCCGGAGAGGATAAAGCGCGGGTCGGGCTTTTCGTCGAGTTCGTCGAGGGGGACGATCTCGGCGAGGATCTGCCCGGCGATGACGTTCTGCACATAGCCGAGGCTGTAGAGATCCGCGCTGTCGTCCGTGCCCACGCCGCCGCCGGGCTTGGCGCTCAGGTGGTCAAAATCGGGGTTGAAGTAATGCTTTAAGTAGTAACGCACAGGTACCGTCCATACATGGGCGTGGAGTCATGCTTCGGGGCGCCCCGGGCGCAGGTGGCCATCACACCGCCGGGGCGCAGGCTTCGGGAATGAAGTTCCTGAGCTCTTCCTCGCTTTCGCAGGTGGGGAAAAAGCCTTCGATCTCGGCTTTCTGCAAGAGCGCCGTCACGTGCGGGGCAGGCCCAAGCAACACCAGGCGGCGCCCGTAGCGCTGCATGGAGGTATTCAGGCTCACGAGCACCCCGAGGCCCGCCACCTCCATGCGGCCGGCCGCGCCGAGGTCGAGGACGAGCTGGCTGATGCCCGGGGTCTTGCTGTGCTCCCGCATGACCTTGTTGAAGGAGGCCACATCCTCCATGAGCACATCGCCGGTGAGGCGCACCGTGAGCGTCGTGCCGTGGTTCTGCACTTCGAGCGCGTACATCGGGCCCCCTCAGTCGCCTTTGGGCGCATCAGCCGGCGAGCCCCCCGCCTCGTTGTACTCGCGCTCAAGCGAATCCATGAGCTCGCGCACGGAAACGATGGAATCCACGCGGGAGACGTTCTCGCCGCAAAAGGCGAAGCCGCGCTCAAGGTTGCCGCGCATGGCGCTGATGAGGGCCTGCGCGATGCAATAGGGCGTTTTTTCCTGCTGGCAGGTGCTCACGCAGTGGAAGATGCACTTGAAGGGCTTTTTCAGGCCCTCGCGCGCCGCCTCGATAAAGCCGTTGTTCAGCGCGCGCCCCGGCATGCCCAC contains:
- a CDS encoding FapA family protein, with protein sequence MRYYLKHYFNPDFDHLSAKPGGGVGTDDSADLYSLGYVQNVIAGQILAEIVPLDELDEKPDPRFILSGPEFPAGANTRVDPAYPRYLLAAAKGYVFYNEGQITVKSLLNVRKDVSFHTGNIFFVGDMAVHGSVRSGFSVQANNLRIMGMVEGGVVRARRDLMVEGGARGGSGQHCLLDAGGKLLVPFLEKVEARARGNMLIDKYCLYSTVYAGANMVVRGQLYGSTVNAYGSVHVGAQLGNRAGVPTKVYLGYDPLNIRHLEKIDQMIATLSQAITHLKAVAGHLPPDASEASRKLARLTAQREVIMRRRTELWAHLSQDENNLQNCRLIVPGVVHPGVEISIGRAFMMVERPYENVLFRLCYNDIVVEPLPAKAAQ
- a CDS encoding STAS domain-containing protein — translated: MYALEVQNHGTTLTVRLTGDVLMEDVASFNKVMREHSKTPGISQLVLDLGAAGRMEVAGLGVLVSLNTSMQRYGRRLVLLGPAPHVTALLQKAEIEGFFPTCESEEELRNFIPEACAPAV